CCAATCAAAAATAAAATACGTGGTTTGTATTGTATCCGTTTTATGCATCTCAGTTGGATTGTTGTCAGGACAAGAATACCGAATGCCACCCAAAGCTATAGCAGATTTGGTGGATGCTCCACCGACCCCCGGAGTCAGTATTTCACCAAATGGCGACTGGATGCTTTTGATGGAGCGGTATAATTTACCATCTATTGCTGAATTGGCTCAGCCTGAATTACGGATTGCCGGTTTGCGTATCAATCCTCGAAATAATGGTCCCAGTCGATCAAGACCAACAGTAAAATTAACTTTCAAAAATATAAATTCTCTGGATGAAATTGAGGTTAATGGGCTGCCGGATGAGGCACGTATCAATAGTATTCGCTGGTCACCGGACAGCAAACACATTGCCTTTACAATATCGAAAGAAAAAAATATTGAATTATGGGTAGCCGAAACTGCTTCCGGCAAAGCAAGGCGGTTGATTAAGCATTCATTGAACGCTGCTTATGGAGCCCCGCTTTATTGGTTATCGGATAGTAAAACAATTGTTTGTAAAGTAGTAGATAAAAACAGGGGCGCTCCAATCCCGGTTCCTACTGTTCCCGGAGGACCTATTACGCATGAGAATATTGGTAAAACGGCGCCAGCCAGGACTTACCAGGATCTATTAAAAAACCAGTATGATAAGGAATTGTTTGAATACTATTTGTCAGCAAAAATTGTATTGGTTTCGTTGCAAGGCAAAGTTAATGAACTACCGCCTAAGGGATTAATTAGCCGGGTGCAACCATCACCGGATGGCAAATATTTATTGGTAGAAAAAATACATCGACCCTTTTCTTACCTTGTACCTGTCTATCGATTCCCCAGGCGGGTTGAAATCCTGGACCTGGATGGCAAGTTGATTCACCAGGTTGTCGATCTTCCCCTTGCCGAGGAAGTACCTATTGGCAGGGGATCGGTCACTACAGGACCGCGCTCAATTAATTGGCGAGCGGATGCTTCGGCAATGCTTTATTGGGTGGAAGCCCAGGATGGTGGAAATGCAAAGGCAAAAGCGGATATCCGGGATAAGGTGTTTACATTGAATGCGCCCTTTAAAGATAAACCCGAACATCTCATTTCGTTACAGTTCAGGTATAGAGGAATTTATTGGGGGTCAGATGATATCGCCCTGGCTTCCGAAAGATGGCCGCGGAGCAGATTAGCGCGGACATGGCTGGTAAAACCCGGCTTCCGAAATGATGAGCCCGATTTGATATTTGATTATTCTTATGAGGATCGTTATAGCAACCCGGGAAATCCGTTAACCACAACAAGCAAATGGGGAACGTCGGTTCTTCAAACAACTAAAGATAATAAATCTATTTTTCTGAGTGGAACAGGTGCTTCTCCTGAAGGGGACCGTCCCTTCCTGGATAGAATGAATTTAAAATCGAAGGGAAAACAACGGTTGTGGCGTTCAAAAGCTCCATATTATGAGAGGGTTGAGAAGATATTAGATGTGAATAATCTTATGCTACTCACTCGCCGGGAATCCAAAACCAATCCACCAAACTACTTTCTCCGTAATTTAAAAAATGATAAAATTCAACAAATTACCGAATTTCCCCATCCAGCCCCTCAATTGATTGATATTCAAAAAGAATTGATTACCTACGAACGCAAAGATGGAGTGCAATTATCAGGTACATTGTATTTGCCTGCAGGATATAAATTAAGTGATGGTCCTTTACCCATGCTGATGTGGGCCTATCCTCGGGAATTTAAAAGCGCTGCTGCAGCGAGCCAGGTTACCGGTTCACCATACCAGTTTGTGCGCATATCCAGTAGTTCGCCGTTGTTGTTTCTTACCCAGGGATTTGCTGTTCTCGACGGGCCGGGTATGCCGATTGTAGGAGAGGGAGATAAAGAGCCAAATGATACATTTGTTGAACAATTGGTAAGCAGTGCGGAAGCTGCAATTGAAGAAGTTGTGCGCCGGGGAGTCGGTGATAGAGATCGGATGGCTATCAGCGGCCACTCATATGGTGCATTTATGACTGCGAATTTATTGGCTCATTCTGATCTGTTTAGAGCAGGCATAGCCAGAAGCGGTGCATACAATCGAACGTTTACGCCTTTTGGTTTCCAAAATGAAGAGAGGACATTCTGGCAAGCACCTGACGTATATTTTAAAATGTCACCTTTTATGCATGCGGACAAAGTCAATGAACCGATTCTGTTGATTCACGGCGTTGCGGATAATAATTCAGGGACATTTCCGATTCAAAGTATACGCTACTATAATGCACTTAAAGGCCATGGAGCCACAGCCAGGTTGGTAATGCTTCCCCATGAGAGTCACGGATATCGGGCCAGGGAATCAGTCATGCATACTCTATGGGAAATGTCTCAATGGCTGGACAAATATGTAAAGAATGCGGCTCCACGTAAAACGACTCTCGGAAGCAGGTAGTTAACTTTATATAACTCCTTTGATGGCAATTGCCTGATTAGAAAGAATCTAAATCAAAGTGGTATTGATAATCTAGTTTTCCGTTATTAATGAAAATTATCCTTCATGGAATATCTCTTAATCTGCTTAGTTGCACTTATTGCATCGGGTTTAACTTTTTTATCTGGATTTGGATTAGGTACCATATTACTTCCCGCGTTTGCTTTATTTTTTCCAATCGATATGGCAATTGCAATGACTGCCCTGGTCCACTTTATCAATAACTTGTTTAAAATGGGCCTGGTTGGAAAATTTATTGATAAGTCAGTAGCGTTAAAATTTGGATTACCTGCATTTTTCACCAGTTTTTTAGGTGCAACAATATTGGTCTGGCTAACAGGATTACAACCGGTTCTTACTTATACTGCCCTGGGTGCTGAACATCAAATTATGCCTATAAAATTAGTGGTCGCTATTTTGATGTTGGTATTTGGCTTTTTGGAAATTTTACCCAGGTTTTCCGCTATATCTTTTCAGCCAAAATTCCTTTTTCTAGGGGGAGCATTAAGTGGATTTTTTGGCGGCATATCCGGTCACCAGGGCGCATTGAGAAGCGCTTTCCTTGTTAAATTAGGTCTATCTAAAGAAGCATTTATTGCCACTGGCGTCTTAATTGCTTGTTTTGTAGACATCACCAGGATTTTTGTTTATAGCTCTCACTATACATTGGATATTATCAGAGGCCATTTCTTTTTATTACTAGCTGCAGTGCTATCAGCTTTTTTGGGTGCAACAATCGGTAATAGGCTTCTGAAAAAAATAACGATGAGGGGAATTCAATATATAGTATCAATTTTCTTGATTTTTATAGCAGTAATACTGGGTTTGGGAATTATTTAGAAAAGAAAAATAAAATCGAACGAATACTACGGTAATGAAAAATCGGTGTGAGTGGGTTTCTTCGGATCCTTTGTATATCGATTATCATGATAGTGAGTGGGGTGTCCCTGTTTATGATGATCAAAAGCTTTTTGAAGCGGTGATCCTGGACGGTTTTCAAGCTGGATTGAGCTGGTTAACCATTTTAAGAAAGCGTGAAAACTTTAGAAAAGCATTCGATGATTTTGATGCGACTTTAATAACCAATTATGATCAAAAAAAAATCAATGAATTATTAAATGATGCTGGAATTATCCGGAATAAATTGAAGGTTCGTGCAGCCGTGACCAACGCCCAAGCTTATTTAGAAATCCAAAAGGAATTCGGAAGTTTTGAAAAGTATATTTGGCAATTTACAGACCATAAAATGAAAATAAATCATTGGCAAAGCTTAAAAGAAATTCCGGCCAAAACCGCAGAATCAGATGAAATGAGTAAAGATATGAAGAAAAGAGGTTTTAAGTTTGTCGGATCCACAATTTGTTACGCCTTTATGCAGGCAGTGGGAATGGTCAATGATCATACGACTGATTGCTTTCGATATGATGAAGTAATAAAATTAATTAAACCAGGTTAGGTGTTTTGCATTTGTGGACTATGAATTATTCAGAATATTTTGCAAACAAAAAAAAGGAGAGGAATTACAGATGTCTAAAAAGATTCAAACAATTTCAGTTCTTTGGTTAATATTCATTTTAGGATTCATCATCTCATGTGCTGTGAATCCTGTTACGGGAAAACGAGAATTGATGTTGATCTCAACTAAAGATGAGGCAGCCCTTGGTAAAAGCACTGACAAACAAGTCGTTGAACAATACGGAATTTACGATGATCCGAATTTACAAGGTTATTTAGCTGAAGTTGGAAATAAACTAGCTGTAAACTCTCATTTGCCGGATTTGCAGTACAATTTCAAAGTAGTTGATTCTGAAATTCTAAACGCTTTTGCAGTACCTGGCGGCTATGTTTATTTTACCCGGGGAATTATGGCGCACTTAAATTCCGAGGCGGAAATGGCAGGAGTTATGGGGCATGAAATTGGCCACATAACTGCACGGCACACGGCTAAACAAATTACACGTCAGCAAATTGCACAATTTGGTATTGGTGTTGGCTCAATTTTATCAGAAACATTTAGTAAATATTCAAACTTAACAGGTTTTGGCGTTGGATTACTTTTTTTGCGATTTAGCCGGGATAATGAACGTCAATCAGATCAATTGGGGGTTGAGTATTCTACGAAATCCGGGTATGATGCTTTGCATATGGCTAATTTCTTTCATACACTGGAAAGGATGAGGCCAGAAGACGGAAGTGGTATTCCTTCCTGGATGTCTACTCACCCCGAACCGGAAAATCGTGTTGTTTCAGTTAGGAACATGGCCAAAGAATGGCAAGCAAAATACCCGGGAACAAAATTTTCCACAGGCCGAGATGCTTATTTAAAGAAAATCGATGGCATTGTCTATGGGCCGGATCCCAGGCAGGGCTTTGTTGAAAATAACAACTTTTATCATCCAGTTCTCAAATTCCAATTTCCTGTTCCATTTGATTGGAATGTGAATAATTTACCTACTCAAGTACAAATGACTTCGAAAGCACAGAATGCATTCATCCTGTTTTCATTAGCAAAACAACCAGATCCTGGGTCAGCTGCTCTAGATTTTATTCAGAACTCAAAAGCGACAGTCGTGGAAAATAAACCCAGAACAGTAAATGGAATGCCTGCAAGGATGTTAATATCCGATATTATTTCCGATCAAACAAATTTACGCATTCTATCCTATTTTATCCAAAAGTCACAACAAGTTTATATTTTTCATGGCTTGAGCAAAAAAGCGGATTTCAATAAATTTGCAGATGAATTTGAAAAGACAATGACAAATTTTAATCATGTAAATGACCCGAAAATCCTGAATGTAAAACCTGAGAGGATAAGGCTCCATAGAGTTCAAACGCAAGGAAGTCTAAAAATGGAATTGACAAAATTAAGTATAAGTGACGACATGCAAAACAAAATTGCTTTGTTAAATGGGATGCTGTTAGAAGATAAACTCGAAAGAGGAACGTTGATTAAAATTGTTTCCAAGAATTGATTGAATTGAGAAGGTAATTATCCAGTCATGGAAAAAATTTGGTTGAAAAATTATGAGGAAGGAGTGCCCGAGACATTCGAAGTTCCGGACACCACGTTTTATAAAATTCTTCTTGAAAATGCCAGTCAGTTTGGAGTGAACCCGGCATTTTTATTTTATGGCAGGACCATCAATTATGAACAATTGCGGCAATTAGTAGATCAGTTTTCCTCAATTCTTTTTGAACTTGGTGTTCGTAAAAACACCCGTGTTGCCGTCCATTTACCGAACATTCCGCAATATGCAATAGTTCATTATGCCATTCTAAAATTGGGCGGTATAGTAATTCCTACAAATCCACTCTATGTTGAGCGGGAAATCAAACATCAGATGAATGACAGCGGCGCAGAAATTATTGTTACGCTGGATATTTTATTCAAGCGAATCAAAAATGTGTGGTCAGAGACCAGTATTAAAAAAGTAATTGTGACAGGTATTAAGGAATACTTACCGGGCTTGCTAAAATTCTTTTATCCGATAAAGGCTAAAAAAGAAGGGAATTTTGTGAAGATTCAACCTGAAGAGAATGTATTCTTCTTCCAGGAATTGATGAAAAGAAACTGGAGAGCTATTCCGGAGGAGCAAATTACTCCTGATGATACAGCAATGTTCCTTTACACTGGTGGAACTACTGGTTTATCTAAAGGTGCCGTTTTGACCCATAAAAACTTGATCGCCAATGTTTACCAGATTCGTTCATGGACGACAGACTGCATTGAGGGTAAAGAAAGTATACTTTCAGCGCTTCCTTTTTTCCATAGTTATGGTTTAACCACATGCCTTCATTATGCTCTTATTACAAAATCGAATGCAATTTTAATTCCACGTTTTGAAGTAAAATTAGTGCTAAGCACAATTCAAAAGTACAATGCCTCTATGTTTCCAGGTGTACCCACAATGTACATTGCTATTAACAGCTTCCCTAATGTAAAAAAATATAATCTGAAATCCGTTAAAGGATGTATGAGTGGCGGAGCTGCGTTACCCGTTGAGGTTCAAAAGGAATTCGAACAAATTACAGGTGGTCGCCTGGTTGAAGGATATGGTCTTTCTGAAACTTCGCCTGTAACCCATTCCAACCCGATGCATGGTTTGAGGAAAGAAGGATCCATAGGGGTTCCAATTCCATTAACTTCAGCAAAAATTGTTGATTCAAATACTATGGAAGAATTACAAGTAGGGGATATCGGTGAACTTGCTGTTTCTGGTCCACAGGTGATGCAGGGATACTGGAATAAACCCGATGAAACGGCTAATGTATTACGGGACGGATGGTTATTTACCGGGGATATGGCAAAGATGGATGAGGACGGTTATTTTTACATCGTGGATCGTAAAAAGGATATGATTATTGCCGGTGGATTTAATATTTATCCAAGGGATATTGAGGAGGTTTTATTTACTCATCCAAAAATTAAAGAAGCCGTCGTTGCCGGAGTGCCAGATGATTATCTAGGTGAAACTGTAAAAGCATATATTATTCTTAAACAAGGAGAACAAGCAACTGTTGAAGAAATAACGGAATTTTGCAGGCAAAACCTTGCTAAATATAAAATCCCTAAAATAATAGAATTTCGCAACGAACTACCAAAATCGATGATTGGAAAAGTATTAAGAAGGGTATTGGTTGAGGAGGAAAAGAACAAATTGAAAACAGATTAATCAAATAGGCAAATTTGCATTGTTTCTAAAATAATAATAAGTTGTTATAATTAAATTTGAGGTATCTTCCGATAGTTAAACATGCAACAAAATGATGAATTGACACAAGTGCCTAACGCCAAAATCCATATAGAAAGCTGCGATAGTAAAAACAGGGTCTTTCGAATTATTCCGAATGACTCGTTTAACTATAAGGAGGATATTCAGCTTCTCACTCAAACGTTTGAAAACTTGGTCAGAGCCAACAAAACGCATCTAATCCTTGATCTTAAAAATGTTAGATATCCAAATGCAAGTCTTATTGCCAACTTGATTGAATTTACTTCTTTACTGAGAAGAAGTGGTGGAGATTTATTACTTGCAAATATCTCAGAATCGGCGCGAATGAATTTTATGACTTTTAGTCCTTTCAGTTATTTGCGTGTAGTTGATGATTCCGGGGACAGCAACGACATCCACAATGAGATCGAATTTTCAGGAAAACAGGGTGGTGCTGAAGGTGATTCATCAAATATCCTTCCTTTCGATATTACGAGTTCGCGAAATGTTGAGGAGGATAATGTAATTTCAGTAGATGAGATTTTAGATATTTCTAAAAACCCCTCAGTACCAACAGTAACTGTGGATGTCAAATCCGATGGAATGAATTTTGAAGATCTGGTTGATGAGGATTCATTAGAGTTAAGAGAACCCGAAAGCGATCATATCGTAATACATAGCCGGGAAGATCATCTATACAAAATGACTAATTTTGTGACGGCAATGGCTGAAAGAGCCGGGTTTGATGAAACTGAGATTTCGAGGATAAAGATTTCAGTTTACGAAGCAGGCGTTAATATCATCGAGCATGCGTACAATTATGATTCTCAAAAATACATTGAAATAGTAGTAAAATTCGATAGCAGTAAATTCATGATTACATTAATGGATCGTGGCGAAGGGTTTAATTACGATCCGGATAAGGATTACGACGCAGTTGAAGCCGCCGAGGAAAAACGGACCGGTGGATTTGGGTTGCATATTATTAAGCGATCTATGGATGATGTCAATTATGAATCAGATCCAAAATGGGGCAATCGCTTAACCTTGATAAAAAATATCGATTAATCTTCAGACACATTATTTATTTCCCAATTTCAATAGATTTTCACTCCTAATATTCCTTGCTTGCTAACTAAAAATGATGGAATACAACACGCGGTATCTGTATATTTATATTCGTAATTAATCGACTATTCAAATTGGCAATGAAACCTTTTTGATCGACGTCGTTTATATATCAAAGGATTCTAACTTGTTTTTATTTTTATGAGGATGTAAAATGTTTTATTTTTTTGATTCAACAATGATTTTACTTATTCCAGCATTTCTTCTAGCAATTTACGCACAATTCAAAGTCAGAAAGACGTTTAAGAAATTTTCAAAAGTACAGTCCGCATGGGGCAGAAAGGGATCTGCTGTCGTAGAGGACATTGCGCGGCATAATCAGCTATTCGATGTAAGTATAGAGCAGGGAAAAGGAACACTTTCAGATCATTATGATCCGCGTACTAAAAAAGTAGTCCTTTCTCCTGAAAATTATAATGGAAGTTCGATTGCGTCATTGAGTGTAGCCGCCCACGAAATCAGCCATGCTATTCAACATAAAGTTGGTTATGGGCCTTTACAATTTCGGCACGCAATTCTTCCGGCAGCAAATATCGGTTCTACGATGGCATTTCCATTATTTTTTATTGGATGGTTCATGTCAATTGGCCCTTTGTTGCAAGCTGGAATCATTTTATTTTCAGGTGTCGTTTTATTCCAACTAATCACTCTTCCTGTTGAATTTGATGCTTCATCCCGGGCAATCCGAATTCTAAAAACAGGCGGCTATTTGACACCGCAAGAAATTCCGATGGCTAAAAAAGTTTTAAATGCAGCAGCATTGACATATGTAGCCGCCACTGCGGTCTCCCTAATTCATTTAATTCGCATGGTTCTTTTAAGCCAGGATGATTGATGGGAAAGAAGAAATAGTTTTGAATTTGAGAATCTCCTTTTCAATAGGAAGGTAAATGATGAAAAAAGAAAATAAATATTTAATATATATTGGCCTGATATTCCTAGGTGTGGCTATTGGTGTGATATTTACCAGCAAGTTTGAATTAACGCCAACCGGACAAGCGAGCAGCAAAACAACATTTGTAGATGAGAATTTTTCATTTCAGACAAACAATAATAATTATCCTTCAACTTCTGCAAATAGTCCGTTTGCCAATTCTTTTATCGAAATCAATAAAAGAGTTACGCCTGCCGTAGTTAGTATTGAAACTGAAAGAGTGGTTTCCAAAGTAGATGTGAAAAAGTATCATGAAGATGAGAACAAGCTTTGGGACCTCTTTCAGGATAAGTTAAATCCTTTCCGATCTCCTCAACGATTTCCGATGAGGGGTTCAGGCTCTGGAATAATTGTGCATGAAAAAGGATATATACTTACTAATACGCATGTAGTTGATGATGCTTCCCGCCTAGAAGTTACTTTAACTGATAATAGGAAGTTTAGGGGAAGAATAGTAGGTATTGATCCACTTACCGAAGTAGCGGTAATCAAAATTAAGGGTGATAATCTGCCGGTAGCTCAATTGGGCAATTCAGATAATCTTCAGGTTGGAGAATGGGTAATGGCTATCGGAAACCCATTGGAGCTTCGATTTACAGTAACAGCCGGTATCATTAGCGCAATCGGCCGAAATATGAATATCATACAGGACAGTTGGGGAATCGAAAATTTCATTCAAACTGATGCTGTAATCAACCCGGGAAATAGCGGCGGGGCAATGGTAAACTTACAGGGAGAAGTAATTGGAGTGAACACGGCTATTGCAACCAGAACAGGATTCTATGAGGGGTATGGTTTTGCGATCCCGATTAATTTAGCCAAAACGATTATGGAAGATCTAATTACAAAAGGTCGGGTGGCCAGGGCGTATTTAGGTATATTGATGCAACCAATGGATCAAAAAAAAGCCAAAGCTTACGGGTTAGAGAGGCCGGTTGGGATTTTTATTGATGCTGTGCTAAAAGATAGCCCTGCGGATGATGCAGGAGTAAAATCTGAAGATATTTTAGTTGATGTCGATGGCGTTGAAATCGTACGGACGAACCAGGTACAATCCATAATTGCCCAAAAAAAACCGGGTACGCAAGTAGATATCATTGTAATTCGGGATGGGCAAAGAAGAAATATTTCAGTACTATTAGAGGAAAGACAAAACAGTGAAAAACAAGTTAGTTATTATGTCCCGGATGAATCGGAAGAAGAACCAAAATTATTAGGATTACGAGTACAAACATTAAAAAGAAAACAAGCCAGGGAATTGGGTTTAAGCAATGTTAAAGGAGTATTGGTGGTTAATGTAAGTCGTTTTAGCAACGCTTCCCAGGCAGGTTTATTTGTAAACGATGTAATTTTAAAGATTAATAATGATGAAATTACTGATGAAGAGAATTTTTGGAATAGTCTCGAGCGATTGGAATCTGGTGATGTTGCTAAAATTTATATTTATAACCGATCCAATCAGACGAAAGCTACTGTTAGTCACAGATTTCTTGAAATACCCTAATTCAGTAGAATATGAGTTATGGTAAATATAAGGTTCGTGGCAGCATCTACTTTATTGTAGGATTATTGGGTATTCTTTATGAAACTTTATTTAAGCATTCTCCTGAAACCATCGTGATAATACTTTATGTTGCAATAATTGGTATAGGTGTGGTTTCGATAACTAAATTAAAAGAGCATAAAGATCCAAATTAAGGAACCTGTTATTTAGATAATTCTTCCCCGCCTAGTGTATTTTTGATTCTCAGTAAACAATAATTTGAACGATTTATTTCGTTCATTTGTATTGCAATTATTATTTCAAGGAACTACCTTGATCCGTCATTAAATTTGTGAATTTTATTAATTATTTTGTGCGGAGGAACAGTTGTTAACAAGTATTATGCGATCAATTATAAATATACTATTCATTATTTCTTCACTATACTTAACCGGTTGTGGAGGAGATGAACAATCTCAAGGTCAGTTTGACCGTAGGCGAGGATCTTTTGCCGGATCTCAAACAGGGTCTCTCCCAGTCAAAGTGGATACAGTCAAATCCGAAACCATATCTACATTCATCTTAACCAATACAACCTTAGAGGCTCAAAGGACTGTCAATGTAATCGCCCGAGTTAGCGGAATTGTCAAAGACTATTATTTTGAAGAAGGAGCAGTTGTTAAAAAAGGAGACCAGCTTGTTAAATTGGATGACCGTGAATTAAAATTAAGCATGGAATTAGCTAAATCCCGGGCAGAAAATACACTGCGTCTTTTCGATCGATCGAAAGAAATGTTTGAAAAAAGCCTGATAAGTAAAGAAACTTACGATGATGCTAAATTTCAATATGAAACATTGGAATCTCAATTTCAAAGCGCGAGGCTGCAATGGGAATATACTTCAATTACCGCTCCAATAAATGGTGTGATTACAATACGGTCGCTAGAATTGGGGGATTATATTACTACAAATCGAATTGTTTGCTCAATTGCTGATTATGACTTATTATTAGCCAAGATATTTATTCCGGAAAGGGAAATATCAAACATCCGCCCAAATCAATTTGCAAAAATAACTGTGGAAGCTTTATCGGATCAAGAATTTTCCGGGAAAGTTCAAATGATCAATCCGGTGGTTGATCCAAATAGTGGGACGGTTAAGGTTACAGTCGAGATTGCGAGAAAGTCTTCAGGTTTGTTGCCAGGTATGTTTGTATCTGTTTTTTTACTGACAGATACGCATAATAACGCAACCACGATTCCAAAGAAGTCGTTGGTTTTAGAAAGCGAAACGGATCGGGTCTTCGTGTTTGAAAATGGTTCGGCTGTTATGCGAGACGTAAATATAGGATTTACCGAAGGAGATAGGATAGAAATACTTGAAGGAGTTCAACCTGATGAATGGGTCATTTCAGTCGGACATGAAGGCCTTCGTGATGGTTCCAGTGTTCGTATAGTAGGCACTTCTACTTCAATG
This sequence is a window from candidate division KSB1 bacterium. Protein-coding genes within it:
- a CDS encoding efflux RND transporter periplasmic adaptor subunit — translated: MLTSIMRSIINILFIISSLYLTGCGGDEQSQGQFDRRRGSFAGSQTGSLPVKVDTVKSETISTFILTNTTLEAQRTVNVIARVSGIVKDYYFEEGAVVKKGDQLVKLDDRELKLSMELAKSRAENTLRLFDRSKEMFEKSLISKETYDDAKFQYETLESQFQSARLQWEYTSITAPINGVITIRSLELGDYITTNRIVCSIADYDLLLAKIFIPEREISNIRPNQFAKITVEALSDQEFSGKVQMINPVVDPNSGTVKVTVEIARKSSGLLPGMFVSVFLLTDTHNNATTIPKKSLVLESETDRVFVFENGSAVMRDVNIGFTEGDRIEILEGVQPDEWVISVGHEGLRDGSSVRIVGTSTSMQVDMSDNGTDTDRTSPDGNSERMGHRGGEENGQREGGERQQQGMRGGGRRGDRGGFQPTPEMLKRIKERLLANPQVKEEYDKIIKEDPEFANNTEKQFEFFQKYMQSRRQ
- a CDS encoding Do family serine endopeptidase, whose amino-acid sequence is MMKKENKYLIYIGLIFLGVAIGVIFTSKFELTPTGQASSKTTFVDENFSFQTNNNNYPSTSANSPFANSFIEINKRVTPAVVSIETERVVSKVDVKKYHEDENKLWDLFQDKLNPFRSPQRFPMRGSGSGIIVHEKGYILTNTHVVDDASRLEVTLTDNRKFRGRIVGIDPLTEVAVIKIKGDNLPVAQLGNSDNLQVGEWVMAIGNPLELRFTVTAGIISAIGRNMNIIQDSWGIENFIQTDAVINPGNSGGAMVNLQGEVIGVNTAIATRTGFYEGYGFAIPINLAKTIMEDLITKGRVARAYLGILMQPMDQKKAKAYGLERPVGIFIDAVLKDSPADDAGVKSEDILVDVDGVEIVRTNQVQSIIAQKKPGTQVDIIVIRDGQRRNISVLLEERQNSEKQVSYYVPDESEEEPKLLGLRVQTLKRKQARELGLSNVKGVLVVNVSRFSNASQAGLFVNDVILKINNDEITDEENFWNSLERLESGDVAKIYIYNRSNQTKATVSHRFLEIP